ATACAGAAGAAGATATCGCAAAACTTTTAAAAGTTTTATCCGAAATAAATTATTGTGGAGCTATAAGTTTTGAAGTAAAGCCTGAAGCAGATCAAACAAGTGAACTTGTAATAAATGCTGCAAAGGGTTCATTAATAAAAGCTTTTCAAATATTTATTGAAAAAATATAAATCTCTTGAATGAATTAAAAAAATTAAATATTTCTTAATGCTTACGCTTTACGAATAAAAATGTCACTTGAAGAAAGAATAGCTAAGATTGAAGGTAGCATAGAACAAATGAATAAAAGATTAAATCATCTTAAGATGATTTAAGAGATTTAAGAAAAGATTTAAATAATCTAATTTCTATTAAAATTTCAGAATTTATTTTAAAGCATTTTTTAAAATTTTAAATAATGTACATAAATTCTTTATTCTTAAATCTGGGTTGCATGGGGATCTCCAAGCTTCCTTTAATATACCTTCAAAATCTATTTTTATTGTAGAAAAACCAGTTTTTGAAGCTTCATTGATAGGTCTTGGTTTATCATTAATTAAAACACATTCATTTCTTTTTAAATTGTATTTATTTGCTAATTTCTTTAACGCCATTGTTATACTTTCTGCATCTTCACCTACTATAATGATATCGTTGAAAAAATTTGCTAAACTACTAGCTTTAATGCGTTTAATTTTTAATGATGGTAATCCATCAGTTTCTGATACGCTTGTGATTATGCATTTTTTATTTTTAAGAAACTTAAGCAATTTAATAGAGCAAGGTAAAATTTTAGTGCCATAAGTTCTTTCTTTCCAATAAATTATGACCGCTTCTTTTAAATTAAATTCTTTTTCAGAGTAACCTAATTTATTTAAAGCATTTTTAATATAAATGCTTCTATCGTATTTTTTAAGAAGATCACCTTTATCTTCTTCTTTCAATGCTATTTTTATAAAATTATTAAGATCTTTATTTTTTAAACCTAAATTTTTACCTACTTTTTTCCATACATTATTTAAACAAGAATAGCTATCAACAAGTGTGCCATCAAAATCAAATGCAAATAATTTCCAATTTTTCATAATGTAAACTTTAATAATAATGAATTAAATTTTTTTATCAAAATTGATAGCTCTCTAGTTTTTTATAGTATTATTGCTAGAAAGTTTTTAATAATTAGCTTTAATTAAAAATATTTAACAAATAGTAACTTTTTTTATATTAAATTTATTTGAACTTTATTGAACTATTTTAAGATTTTTCATGAATTTAAAGTCTTTATTTTGAATTTTTTATAAAATATTAGAATTAAAGAAAGAATGAGTGAATAATTTGAAGATTAAATTTACAAATCCTATAAGCTATATTTGGTTAAAAAGGAGACAATATGTAGTTAAGGAAATTCTAAAAAGATCTAAAGTTTTAGATATTGGTTGTGGTGAACATAAAATTATAAATAAAGCAATTGGATTAGATGTGTATTATCATAAAGACCTTGATATAATTGGTATTGCTGAAAATATGCCATTCTTAAGTGATCTTTTAATAGTGTAGCTATGCTTGAAGTTGTAGAGCATTTAAAAAATCCAGAAAAGGTTCTTAAGGAAATATATAGAATTTTAAGAAAAGGAGGCCAAGCTATTATTTCAACTCCTAATGTGACTTTTTTCATGGAAAATCATTTGGTGGTTATGGAGCCATACTATTGGGAGGAAATGGCTTGATTTGCATACTAATGAATTTAATGAAATAACTTTAGTTAAATTATTCTCAAAATATTTCAAAATTAAAAGTATAAGAAAAGTTAATCATTAGATTTTAATTTTAGAATGTATAAAAATGTAGAATAATAGGGTGAATGCAAAACATCATTAATCATGAATAAGTAAATCATTTTAAAATTGTGAGAATATTATGGCTTAATTGTTATTTTTGCATCTACTCTCTTTTTAGCTTGTTCCATTGCTTCTAAAACATTTGAAAGTTTATATCTTCTAGTAATTATCTTTGTCATATCTATTTTTCCTGAAGCCATAAGTCTAATAACATTCATAAATGTTCCATATCCAGAGTGACCTTGACTTCCATATATTTGTGCAGCTCTAACTTGAAAATTTTCCATAAAAATTGGTGCTTCAACATCTGCTCTTCCAATCC
This genomic window from Nitrososphaerota archaeon contains:
- a CDS encoding HAD hydrolase-like protein — its product is MKNWKLFAFDFDGTLVDSYSCLNNVWKKVGKNLGLKNKDLNNFIKIALKEEDKGDLLKKYDRSIYIKNALNKLGYSEKEFNLKEAVIIYWKERTYGTKILPCSIKLLKFLKNKKCIITSVSETDGLPSLKIKRIKASSLANFFNDIIIVGEDAESITMALKKLANKYNLKRNECVLINDKPRPINEASKTGFSTIKIDFEGILKEAWRSPCNPDLRIKNLCTLFKILKNALK
- a CDS encoding methyltransferase domain-containing protein, which encodes MLEVVEHLKNPEKVLKEIYRILRKGGQAIISTPNVTFFMENHLVVMEPYYWEEMA